One Rhododendron vialii isolate Sample 1 chromosome 2a, ASM3025357v1 genomic region harbors:
- the LOC131317695 gene encoding monothiol glutaredoxin-S2, whose protein sequence is MDRVAKMVSERPVVIFSKSSCCMSHTIKTLFSDFGVNPSIQELDEIPRGREIEAALISRGCNPAVPAVFIGGELVGGANEVMSLHLKRSLIPMLRRAGALWV, encoded by the coding sequence ATGGATAGGGTGGCAAAAATGGTGAGCGAAAGGCCGGTGGTGATATTCAGCAAGAGCTCTTGTTGCATGAGCCACACAATCAAAACCCTGTTCTCGGACTTCGGTGTTAACCCTAGCATTCAAGAGCTCGATGAGATTCCGAGGGGCCGGGAAATCGAGGCGGCGCTTATCAGCCGCGGTTGCAACCCGGCGGTCCCTGCGGTGTTCATTGGCGGCGAGTTGGTGGGTGGAGCCAATGAGGTCATGAGCCTTCACCTTAAGAGGTCATTGATCCCTATGCTCAGGAGGGCTGGAGCTTTATGGGTTTGA